The Pseudomonas allokribbensis genome has a window encoding:
- the nfuA gene encoding Fe-S biogenesis protein NfuA: MTAITITDAAHDYLADLLSKQNTPGIGIRVFITQPGTQYAETCIAYCKPGEEKPEDTALGLKSFTAYIDSFSEAFLDDAVVDYATDRMGGQLTIKAPNAKVPMVNADSPVNERINYYLQTEINPGLASHGGQVSLIDVVEDGIAVLQFGGGCQGCGQADVTLKEGIERTLLERIPELKGVRDVTDHTQKENAYY, encoded by the coding sequence ATGACCGCTATTACCATTACCGACGCCGCCCATGATTACCTGGCCGATCTGCTTTCCAAGCAGAACACCCCGGGTATCGGCATCCGCGTCTTCATCACCCAGCCTGGCACCCAGTACGCCGAAACCTGCATTGCCTATTGCAAGCCGGGCGAAGAGAAACCTGAAGACACAGCGCTGGGGCTGAAAAGCTTCACCGCCTACATCGACTCGTTCAGCGAAGCGTTCCTCGACGATGCTGTCGTCGACTACGCCACCGACCGCATGGGCGGCCAGCTGACCATCAAGGCACCGAACGCCAAAGTACCGATGGTCAACGCCGACAGCCCGGTCAACGAGCGCATCAACTATTACCTGCAAACCGAAATCAACCCGGGGCTGGCCAGCCACGGCGGTCAGGTCAGCCTGATCGATGTGGTTGAAGACGGCATTGCCGTGCTGCAGTTCGGCGGCGGTTGCCAGGGCTGCGGCCAGGCGGACGTAACCCTGAAGGAAGGCATCGAGCGCACCTTGCTCGAGCGCATTCCGGAGCTCAAGGGCGTTCGCGACGTGACCGACCACACGCAGAAAGAAAACGCCTACTACTAA
- a CDS encoding CbtA family protein: protein MIKRIAQTAGFTGLLAALLLTLLQSFWVSPLILQAETFEKAEPVAAVHEHAAGTAAHTHDAEAWEPEDGWQRVVSTTGGNLVVAVGFALMLAGLYTLRAPTKTSQGLLWGLAGYATFVLAPTLGLPPELPGTAAADLASRQMWWIGTAASTAVGLALIAFGGNWLLKILGVAILAVPHVIGAPQPEVHSMLAPEALEAQFKIASQLTNVAFWLALGLISAWLFRRKSDGQYHA from the coding sequence ATGATCAAGCGTATTGCGCAGACCGCAGGTTTCACCGGCCTTCTGGCCGCCCTGCTCCTGACGTTGCTGCAAAGCTTCTGGGTGTCGCCGCTGATTCTTCAGGCAGAGACCTTCGAGAAAGCCGAGCCGGTTGCCGCCGTTCACGAACACGCCGCCGGCACCGCCGCCCATACCCACGATGCCGAAGCCTGGGAGCCGGAAGACGGCTGGCAGCGCGTTGTGTCCACTACCGGTGGCAATCTGGTCGTGGCCGTGGGTTTCGCCCTGATGCTGGCCGGTCTGTACACCCTGCGTGCGCCGACCAAGACATCGCAAGGCCTGCTCTGGGGTCTGGCCGGTTATGCGACTTTCGTACTCGCACCGACACTGGGCCTGCCGCCTGAGCTGCCGGGCACCGCCGCTGCAGACCTGGCGTCGCGCCAGATGTGGTGGATCGGCACCGCCGCGTCGACCGCTGTCGGCCTGGCGTTGATCGCGTTCGGTGGCAACTGGTTGCTCAAGATCCTCGGCGTGGCGATTCTCGCTGTGCCACACGTGATCGGCGCCCCGCAACCGGAAGTGCACTCGATGCTCGCGCCGGAAGCACTGGAAGCTCAATTTAAAATCGCTTCGCAGTTGACCAACGTGGCGTTCTGGCTGGCTCTGGGCCTGATCAGCGCCTGGTTGTTCCGCCGCAAAAGCGATGGTCAATACCACGCATGA
- a CDS encoding fatty acid cis/trans isomerase, whose amino-acid sequence MSYRVVSMVLLFLSFGAAAQSPAISPSISYTRDIQPIFTEKCVACHACYDSACQLNLGSGEGAARGASKMPVYDGERTQAAPTTRLFYDAFGKRAWQQKDFYSVLDAQGSQAALMARMLELGHKTPLTPNAKLPEDIVLGLQRENMCAMSAEFDGYAGAHPKEGMPLAVTGLTNQQYQTLQRWLASGAPIDEQGLAPSAKEALQIVQWENLLNQPGARESLVGRWLYEHWFLAHIYFKDGEPGHFFQWVRSRTPTGQPIDLIATRRPNDDPGTQVYYRLWPVQGVIVHKTHITYPLSAAKMARVKSLFYNGNWQVHALPGYGPQSRANPFATFEAIPAQARYQFMLDNAEYFVRTFIRGPVCRGQIATDVIRDNFWALFQAPEHDLYITDPNYRGQATPLLAMPGQNDDVGSVLSLWHDYRNKRNKYEALRRDSYADQPAPSWSTLWAGNDNALLSIFRHFDSASVTKGLIGEVPQTMWLFDYPLLERTYYQLAVNFDVFGNVSHQAQTRLYFDLIRNGAEQNFLRLMPADSREDYLDDWYQSSGQFKMWLDYESIDDDKPTALKLDGKDPKHDFAMQLLARYGDLNARPDPINRCVDAYCSRPNIDPALQNAEQALSRLTARPAAGLKVIDQLPEATMLRIETASGKREVYSLLRNRAHSNVAFLLGESLRYQPGLDTLTIYPGVLSSYPNFMFNIPADQVPAFVDAMESAKDAPQFEKIVERWGIRRSHPQFWFYFHDLSQYIHETDPVEEGVLDMNRYENL is encoded by the coding sequence ATGTCGTACCGCGTCGTCAGCATGGTGTTGCTGTTTTTGAGCTTTGGCGCGGCGGCGCAAAGTCCTGCGATCTCGCCTTCGATTTCTTACACCCGCGATATCCAGCCGATCTTCACCGAGAAGTGCGTGGCCTGCCATGCGTGCTACGACTCCGCCTGCCAGTTGAACCTGGGCAGTGGTGAAGGCGCGGCCCGTGGCGCGAGCAAGATGCCGGTCTACGACGGCGAACGCACTCAGGCAGCGCCGACCACGCGGCTGTTCTACGACGCTTTTGGCAAACGTGCCTGGCAGCAGAAAGACTTCTATTCGGTACTCGACGCCCAGGGCAGTCAGGCGGCACTGATGGCGCGCATGCTGGAATTGGGGCACAAAACGCCACTGACACCCAACGCCAAATTGCCGGAGGACATCGTCCTCGGCCTGCAACGGGAAAACATGTGCGCGATGTCGGCCGAGTTCGACGGCTATGCCGGCGCCCACCCGAAAGAGGGCATGCCGCTGGCGGTCACCGGCCTGACCAACCAGCAATATCAGACGTTGCAGCGCTGGCTGGCGTCCGGCGCGCCAATCGACGAGCAGGGCCTGGCGCCGAGCGCCAAGGAAGCGCTGCAGATCGTGCAGTGGGAAAACCTGCTCAACCAGCCTGGCGCGCGGGAGAGTCTGGTCGGGCGCTGGCTGTATGAGCACTGGTTCCTGGCGCACATCTATTTCAAGGACGGCGAGCCGGGGCATTTCTTCCAGTGGGTGCGTTCGCGCACGCCGACCGGCCAGCCGATCGACCTGATTGCCACCCGTCGCCCGAACGATGATCCGGGCACCCAGGTGTATTACCGCCTGTGGCCGGTGCAGGGCGTGATCGTGCACAAGACCCACATCACTTATCCGCTGAGTGCGGCGAAGATGGCGCGGGTCAAAAGCCTGTTCTACAACGGCAACTGGCAGGTGCATGCGCTGCCGGGTTACGGGCCACAGAGCCGGGCCAACCCGTTTGCGACCTTCGAGGCGATTCCGGCGCAGGCGCGTTATCAGTTCATGCTCGATAACGCCGAATACTTCGTGCGCACGTTCATTCGCGGCCCGGTATGCCGTGGCCAGATCGCAACTGACGTGATTCGCGATAATTTCTGGGCGCTGTTCCAGGCGCCGGAACATGACCTGTACATCACCGATCCGAACTATCGCGGCCAGGCCACGCCGTTGCTGGCCATGCCGGGGCAGAACGACGATGTCGGCAGCGTCCTGAGCCTGTGGCACGACTATCGCAACAAGCGAAACAAGTACGAAGCCTTGCGCCGTGACAGTTACGCCGACCAACCGGCGCCGAGCTGGTCGACCCTGTGGGCGGGCAACGACAATGCGCTGTTGAGCATCTTCCGCCACTTCGACAGCGCGTCGGTGACCAAAGGCCTGATCGGCGAAGTGCCGCAGACCATGTGGCTGTTCGACTATCCGTTGCTGGAGCGCACCTATTACCAGTTGGCGGTGAATTTCGATGTGTTCGGCAACGTCTCCCATCAGGCGCAGACCCGACTGTACTTCGACCTGATCCGCAATGGCGCCGAGCAGAATTTTCTGCGTCTGATGCCGGCCGATTCCCGCGAGGACTACCTCGACGATTGGTATCAGAGCAGCGGCCAGTTCAAGATGTGGCTGGACTACGAGTCCATCGACGACGACAAGCCAACGGCACTGAAACTCGACGGAAAAGACCCGAAACATGACTTCGCCATGCAGTTGCTCGCCCGTTACGGCGACCTCAACGCACGGCCCGATCCGATCAATCGCTGCGTGGATGCCTACTGCTCGCGGCCGAACATCGACCCGGCGCTGCAAAACGCCGAACAGGCGCTGAGCCGTCTGACGGCGCGTCCTGCGGCGGGGCTGAAAGTGATCGATCAGTTGCCGGAAGCGACCATGCTGCGCATCGAAACTGCCAGCGGCAAACGCGAGGTCTACAGCCTGCTGCGCAACCGCGCCCACAGCAACGTGGCGTTCCTGCTGGGTGAGTCACTGCGCTATCAGCCGGGCCTCGACACCCTGACCATTTATCCGGGCGTGCTCAGCAGCTACCCGAACTTCATGTTCAACATCCCGGCGGATCAGGTGCCGGCGTTTGTCGATGCCATGGAAAGCGCGAAGGATGCGCCGCAGTTCGAGAAGATCGTCGAACGTTGGGGTATTCGCCGCAGCCATCCACAGTTCTGGTTCTACTTCCACGATCTGAGCCAGTACATCCATGAAACCGACCCGGTGGAAGAGGGCGTGCTGGATATGAACCGGTACGAGAATCTTTGA
- a CDS encoding ATP-binding protein — protein sequence MTDTPHFPLSAVVGADDLKLALYLTAIDPKIGGVLIEGPRGMAKSTLARGLADLLASGQFVTLPLGATEERLVGTLDLDAALSDGRAQFSPGVLAKADGGVLYVDEVNLLPDHLVDLLLDVAASGTNLIERDGISHRHSAKFVLIGTMNPEEGELRPQLLDRFGLNVALSGQTAPAERGQIIRRRLDFDSDPQAFCGQWESEQQALRERCENARNALANIPLDDEALAQITERCFAAGVDGLRADLVWLRAARAHAAWRGAEGIAEQDIDAVAEFALRHRRREQSPSHAQQPAQSPSGTQTAPSEGQGQWGEMPTPALVTGTRREVPVWPKKP from the coding sequence ATGACCGATACCCCACATTTTCCGCTCTCTGCGGTGGTCGGCGCCGACGATCTGAAGCTGGCGCTGTACCTGACCGCCATCGACCCGAAGATCGGCGGCGTGCTGATCGAAGGCCCACGCGGCATGGCCAAGTCGACCCTGGCCCGGGGTCTGGCGGATTTGCTGGCCAGCGGTCAGTTCGTCACCTTGCCATTGGGTGCGACTGAGGAACGGCTGGTCGGCACCCTCGATCTGGATGCGGCACTCAGCGACGGTCGCGCGCAGTTTTCTCCCGGTGTGTTGGCCAAGGCTGACGGCGGCGTACTGTATGTCGATGAAGTGAACCTGTTGCCGGATCATCTGGTGGATCTGCTGCTCGATGTGGCCGCCAGTGGCACCAACCTGATCGAGCGCGACGGCATTTCCCATCGTCATTCGGCGAAGTTCGTGCTGATCGGCACGATGAACCCGGAAGAGGGCGAATTGCGCCCGCAACTGCTCGATCGCTTTGGTCTCAACGTCGCCCTGAGCGGTCAAACGGCACCGGCCGAGCGCGGACAGATCATTCGCCGGCGACTGGATTTCGACAGCGATCCGCAGGCCTTCTGCGGGCAGTGGGAATCCGAGCAACAAGCCCTGCGTGAGCGTTGTGAAAACGCCCGCAATGCCTTGGCGAATATTCCCCTCGATGATGAAGCGTTGGCGCAGATTACCGAGCGTTGCTTTGCGGCCGGTGTCGATGGCCTGCGTGCCGATCTGGTCTGGCTGCGTGCGGCGCGGGCTCATGCGGCGTGGCGTGGCGCCGAAGGCATCGCCGAGCAGGACATCGATGCCGTGGCTGAATTTGCACTGCGTCATCGCCGCCGCGAACAGTCGCCATCCCATGCGCAGCAACCGGCGCAATCGCCGTCCGGCACCCAGACGGCGCCGAGTGAAGGGCAGGGGCAATGGGGCGAAATGCCGACGCCGGCCCTTGTCACCGGCACGCGTCGCGAAGTACCTGTCTGGCCAAAAAAGCCTTAG
- the cobN gene encoding cobaltochelatase subunit CobN has translation MHLLRTQPGGFVSDDNIADLGQTPAELVILCSGDSSLALLAEAAQQLPEDYPSVRLANPMQVQNHASVDLYVDEVLRHAKVILISLHGGIAYWRYGVERLVELSERGVQVILVPGDDRPDPELSDLSTVVAEDRDRLWQFLRQGGMGNALDFFRCLANRWLARDYVWGEPQTLPRTAIYHPNKNTAALSDWQADWLPGQPVAAVLFYRSHLQAANTAFIDVFCQRLQAAGLNPLPIAVASLKETGCLSVVEDWLDEVEASVILNTTGFAQSSPEAPHLRPFRRNIPVIQAICAQDNEPGWRDSEQGLGPRDLAMHIALPELDGRIISRPISFKDLAWRSERSQSDVVCYRAQPERMDFVAELARRWVDLARVPNAEKRIALILANYPTRDGRIGNGVGLDTPAAALNILRALQAEGYPLPAELPDSGTELIQQLLGGVSNDLDTLDQRPCQQSLAMNDYLTMFNALPEANRAAVLERWGSPQHDPMCRDGRMMIAGLRFGLTFVGIQPARGYQVDPSAVYHDPDLVPPHAYLAFYFWLRQTYGAHGVIHVGKHGNLEWLPGKGVGLSENCWPDALLGPLPNVYPFIVNDPGEGAQAKRRTQAVIIDHLMPPLTRAETYGPLRNLELLADEYYEAQLLDPRRARELQRDILQLVRDTQIDRELQLDEALDSDADAAIWLPRLDTYLCDLKESQIRDGLHIFGESPSGRLRIDTLLALLRIPRGDGKGAQSSLLRALAKAFQLGFDPLDCVLAEPWAGPRPKELMSVSDEVWRTAGDTRERLELFAAQLIEQSLAGDVAQLDASGWSDVQAIVSALREVIAPRLDACGPAEMRGLLDALSGRFVPAGPSGAPSRGRLDVLPTGRNFYSVDVRNLPTTTAWRIGFQSATLILERHLQDHGDHLRQLGLSVWGTATMRTGGDDIAQAMALMGVRPVWATGSQRVDDFEILPLSLLDRPRVDVTLRVSGFFRDAFANLIRLFDAAVQAVAELDEPDDLNPLAAKVRAEREALRQSGLDEEAARRQAGWRIFGAKPGAYGAGVQGAIDGRLWQSREDLAEVYLNWGAYAYGGSDEGTAAREQFVQRLSQVQAVLQNQDNREHDLLDSNDYYQFQGGMLAAVETLRGEAAASYHGDHSQPDLPKIRTLKEELNRVIRSRAANPKWIDGVKRHGYKGAFELAATIDNLFAFDATTQLIDDHQYALLADAYLLDPATREFVREHNPHALRDMTERMLEAQQRGMWQEPGAYREALENLLLDIEEES, from the coding sequence ATGCACCTGCTCAGGACCCAGCCCGGCGGTTTCGTGTCGGATGACAACATTGCCGACCTAGGACAAACCCCCGCCGAGCTGGTGATCCTGTGCAGCGGCGACTCCAGCCTTGCGCTGCTCGCCGAAGCCGCGCAGCAGCTGCCCGAAGATTACCCGAGCGTGCGGCTGGCCAACCCGATGCAGGTGCAGAACCATGCGTCGGTCGACCTGTACGTCGATGAAGTGCTGCGTCATGCCAAGGTCATTCTGATTTCGCTGCATGGCGGCATCGCTTATTGGCGTTATGGCGTCGAGCGGCTGGTCGAGTTGTCCGAACGCGGTGTGCAGGTGATTCTGGTGCCGGGCGATGACCGTCCCGACCCGGAACTCAGCGACTTGAGCACCGTTGTCGCCGAGGATCGTGACCGGCTCTGGCAGTTTCTTCGTCAGGGCGGCATGGGCAATGCGCTGGACTTCTTCCGCTGTCTGGCCAATCGCTGGCTGGCGCGGGATTACGTGTGGGGCGAGCCGCAAACGCTGCCGCGCACGGCGATTTACCACCCAAACAAAAACACCGCCGCACTGAGCGACTGGCAAGCCGATTGGCTGCCCGGTCAACCGGTCGCGGCGGTGTTGTTTTACCGCTCGCATTTGCAAGCGGCCAACACGGCGTTTATCGACGTGTTCTGCCAACGGTTGCAGGCTGCCGGACTCAATCCGCTGCCGATCGCCGTGGCCAGTTTGAAAGAGACCGGTTGCCTGTCGGTGGTCGAGGACTGGCTGGATGAGGTCGAGGCCTCGGTGATTCTGAACACCACCGGTTTCGCCCAGTCCAGCCCGGAAGCGCCGCATCTGCGGCCGTTCCGTCGCAACATTCCGGTGATACAGGCGATCTGCGCCCAGGACAACGAGCCAGGTTGGCGTGACAGCGAGCAGGGCCTCGGCCCTCGGGATCTGGCGATGCACATCGCATTGCCGGAGCTGGACGGTAGGATTATCAGCCGACCGATCAGCTTCAAGGATCTGGCGTGGCGCAGCGAGCGCAGTCAGTCCGATGTCGTGTGTTATCGGGCCCAACCCGAGCGCATGGATTTTGTGGCCGAACTGGCGCGGCGCTGGGTCGATCTGGCGCGGGTGCCGAACGCTGAAAAGCGTATCGCCCTGATCCTTGCCAACTACCCGACCCGTGACGGGCGCATCGGCAACGGCGTCGGCCTCGACACGCCGGCTGCCGCGCTGAATATCCTGCGGGCGTTGCAGGCCGAAGGTTATCCGCTGCCGGCCGAACTGCCGGACAGCGGCACCGAGCTGATCCAGCAATTGCTCGGCGGCGTCAGCAATGACCTCGATACGCTCGATCAGCGCCCGTGCCAGCAAAGCCTGGCGATGAACGATTACCTGACGATGTTCAATGCACTGCCCGAAGCCAATCGCGCGGCGGTGCTGGAACGTTGGGGTTCGCCGCAACACGATCCGATGTGCCGTGACGGGCGGATGATGATCGCCGGCTTGCGGTTTGGCCTGACCTTCGTCGGCATTCAACCGGCGCGGGGATATCAGGTCGACCCGAGCGCGGTGTATCACGATCCGGATCTGGTGCCGCCGCACGCGTACCTCGCGTTCTATTTCTGGCTGCGCCAGACCTACGGCGCTCACGGCGTGATCCATGTCGGCAAGCACGGCAATCTCGAATGGTTGCCCGGCAAAGGCGTGGGTCTGTCGGAGAACTGCTGGCCGGACGCGCTGCTCGGGCCACTGCCGAATGTCTATCCGTTCATCGTCAACGACCCGGGAGAGGGCGCCCAGGCCAAGCGTCGCACCCAGGCCGTGATCATCGACCATTTGATGCCGCCGCTGACCCGCGCCGAAACTTACGGCCCGTTGCGCAATCTCGAATTGCTGGCCGACGAATATTACGAAGCGCAATTGCTCGATCCGCGCCGCGCCCGTGAATTGCAGCGCGACATTCTGCAACTGGTGCGTGACACGCAGATCGATCGCGAACTGCAACTCGACGAAGCCCTCGACAGCGACGCTGACGCGGCGATCTGGCTGCCGCGTCTGGACACTTATCTGTGTGATCTGAAGGAGTCGCAGATCCGCGATGGTCTGCACATTTTCGGTGAGTCGCCGAGCGGACGGCTGCGCATCGACACCTTGCTGGCGCTGCTGCGGATTCCCCGTGGCGATGGCAAAGGTGCTCAGTCGAGCCTGTTGCGGGCATTGGCCAAGGCGTTTCAACTGGGTTTCGATCCGCTGGATTGCGTGCTTGCTGAGCCCTGGGCTGGCCCGCGTCCAAAGGAACTAATGTCGGTCAGCGATGAAGTCTGGCGTACGGCGGGGGATACCCGTGAACGCCTTGAGCTGTTCGCGGCGCAATTGATCGAGCAGTCACTGGCGGGTGATGTGGCGCAACTGGACGCTTCTGGCTGGTCAGATGTGCAGGCGATCGTCAGTGCCCTGCGCGAAGTGATCGCCCCACGTCTGGACGCCTGCGGCCCGGCCGAAATGCGCGGTCTGCTCGACGCTCTGAGCGGTCGCTTTGTCCCGGCCGGCCCAAGCGGTGCACCGAGTCGCGGTCGCCTCGATGTATTGCCCACCGGGCGCAATTTCTATTCGGTGGACGTGCGCAACCTGCCGACCACCACCGCGTGGCGGATCGGTTTCCAGTCCGCAACCCTGATTCTCGAACGACACCTGCAGGATCACGGCGACCATCTACGCCAGCTCGGTTTGTCGGTCTGGGGCACGGCGACCATGCGCACCGGCGGTGACGACATCGCCCAGGCCATGGCGCTGATGGGCGTGCGTCCGGTATGGGCGACAGGCAGTCAGCGCGTCGATGACTTTGAGATTCTGCCGCTAAGTCTGCTCGACCGGCCTCGGGTCGATGTCACGCTGCGAGTCTCCGGATTTTTCCGCGATGCGTTCGCCAATCTGATTCGTCTGTTCGATGCTGCCGTGCAAGCCGTGGCGGAGCTGGACGAACCGGACGACCTCAATCCGCTGGCCGCCAAAGTGCGTGCCGAACGTGAGGCCTTGCGGCAGTCAGGGCTGGACGAAGAGGCTGCCCGGCGTCAGGCCGGATGGCGGATTTTCGGTGCCAAACCCGGCGCTTATGGCGCGGGCGTGCAGGGCGCCATTGACGGTCGCCTGTGGCAGAGCCGCGAGGATCTGGCCGAGGTCTATCTGAACTGGGGCGCCTACGCTTACGGCGGTTCCGATGAAGGCACCGCCGCCCGCGAGCAATTCGTCCAGCGCCTGAGCCAGGTGCAGGCCGTGCTGCAAAACCAGGACAACCGCGAGCATGACTTGCTCGATTCCAACGACTACTACCAGTTCCAGGGCGGCATGCTCGCGGCCGTCGAAACCCTGCGCGGCGAAGCGGCGGCCAGTTATCACGGCGATCACAGTCAGCCGGATTTGCCGAAGATCCGCACTCTGAAAGAAGAGCTGAACCGGGTGATCCGTTCCCGGGCGGCGAATCCGAAATGGATCGACGGCGTCAAACGCCACGGCTATAAAGGCGCATTCGAACTGGCGGCAACCATCGACAACCTGTTTGCCTTCGATGCCACCACCCAACTGATCGACGATCACCAGTACGCGTTGCTGGCCGACGCCTATCTGCTGGACCCGGCGACCCGCGAGTTCGTGCGCGAGCATAATCCCCACGCGCTGCGCGACATGACCGAGCGCATGCTCGAAGCGCAGCAGCGCGGGATGTGGCAGGAGCCGGGCGCGTACCGCGAAGCGCTGGAAAACCTGTTGTTGGATATAGAAGAAGAGAGCTGA
- a CDS encoding CbtB domain-containing protein, which produces MSIISSTGSNTDKISSTTTLSQRLTAAIFASILGASLVYFAGFSHIEAVHNAAHDTRHSAAFPCH; this is translated from the coding sequence ATGTCGATCATCAGCAGCACCGGCAGCAACACGGACAAAATCTCCAGCACCACCACCCTGAGCCAACGCCTGACCGCTGCGATCTTCGCGTCGATCCTGGGTGCCAGCCTGGTCTATTTCGCCGGTTTCTCGCACATCGAAGCGGTTCACAACGCCGCTCACGATACCCGCCACAGCGCCGCGTTCCCGTGCCACTGA
- the cobM gene encoding precorrin-4 C(11)-methyltransferase yields MTVYFIGAGPGDPELITVKGQRLIRSCPVIIYAGSLVPAAVLDGHSAETVVNSAELHLEQIIDLIKTANAKGLDVARVHSGDPSLYGAIGEQIRYLRELDIPFEIVPGVTATAACAALLGAELTLPDISQSVILTRYADKTAMPAGEELGNLAQHGATMAIHLGVNHLEKILAELLPHYGADCPIAVIHRATWPDQDWVIGTLEDIAAKVAAKGFRRTALILVGRVLGSDHFSESSLYRAGHAHLYRP; encoded by the coding sequence ATGACCGTTTACTTCATCGGCGCCGGCCCCGGCGACCCGGAATTGATCACTGTCAAAGGTCAGCGACTGATTCGCAGCTGCCCGGTGATCATCTATGCAGGTTCGCTGGTGCCGGCGGCGGTGCTGGACGGTCATTCGGCTGAAACCGTGGTCAACAGCGCCGAACTGCATCTGGAACAGATCATCGATCTGATCAAGACCGCCAACGCCAAGGGCCTGGACGTGGCGCGGGTGCATTCGGGCGATCCGAGCCTGTATGGCGCCATCGGCGAGCAGATCCGTTATCTGCGCGAGCTGGACATCCCGTTCGAGATTGTCCCCGGCGTAACCGCCACTGCTGCCTGCGCGGCGTTGTTGGGCGCCGAACTCACTTTGCCGGACATCTCGCAAAGCGTGATCCTGACCCGTTACGCGGACAAGACCGCGATGCCCGCCGGGGAAGAACTGGGTAACCTCGCGCAGCACGGGGCGACCATGGCGATTCATTTGGGGGTCAATCATCTGGAGAAAATCCTCGCCGAACTGCTGCCGCACTATGGTGCAGACTGCCCGATCGCGGTGATCCACCGGGCGACGTGGCCGGATCAGGACTGGGTGATCGGGACGCTGGAGGATATTGCCGCGAAAGTAGCCGCCAAGGGGTTTCGGCGTACGGCACTGATTCTGGTCGGGCGGGTGTTGGGCAGCGATCATTTCAGCGAATCGTCGCTGTATCGCGCGGGGCATGCGCATTTGTATCGACCATAA
- a CDS encoding cobalamin biosynthesis protein, with the protein MTDDSAVPTFVVGLGCQRGCPASTLRALLDQALQAHRIELEAVKALASIDLKRDEPGLQELAAQLALPLLYFSSEELASYQQRLSHHSQIAFERTGCYGVAESAALALAEQLIQAPAKLLISRQKYAQATLALAGAA; encoded by the coding sequence ATGACCGATGACAGCGCAGTGCCGACCTTTGTGGTCGGCCTGGGCTGCCAGCGCGGCTGCCCGGCCAGTACGCTGCGCGCCTTGCTCGACCAGGCCCTGCAGGCGCATCGCATCGAACTCGAAGCGGTCAAGGCCCTGGCCAGTATCGACCTGAAACGCGACGAACCCGGCCTGCAGGAACTGGCGGCACAACTGGCGCTGCCGCTGCTGTATTTCAGCAGCGAAGAACTGGCCAGTTATCAGCAACGCCTGAGTCACCATTCGCAGATCGCTTTCGAACGCACCGGTTGCTACGGCGTGGCGGAAAGCGCCGCACTGGCGCTTGCCGAACAACTGATCCAGGCCCCGGCAAAACTGCTGATTTCCAGACAAAAATACGCCCAGGCAACCCTGGCATTGGCCGGCGCGGCGTAA
- the cobW gene encoding cobalamin biosynthesis protein CobW, producing MKTLAKLPVTIVTGFLGSGKTTLLRHMLDNAQGRRIAVIVNEFGELGIDGEILKQCTIGCTEEEATGRVYELANGCLCCTVQEEFFPVMRELVARRGDLDHILIETSGLALPKPLVQAFQWPEIRSACTVDAVITVVDSPAVAAGTFAAFPDQVDAQRKLDPNLDHESPLHELFADQLASADLVILNKADQTSPEDLARVRLEVAEELPPAVKIIEASNGRLPLDVLIGLGAGSEEHIDSRHSHHDHHHGEGDDDHDDHDHDAFDSISIELPQADESLLLDALTQLVVQHGILRVKGFAAIPNKPMRLLIQGVGTRFDKHFDRQWGADEARVTRLVLIGQELDAAKLEAQLRAALSV from the coding sequence ATGAAAACACTGGCCAAACTCCCCGTCACCATCGTCACCGGTTTCCTCGGCTCGGGTAAAACCACCTTGCTGCGGCACATGCTCGACAACGCTCAGGGCCGTCGTATCGCGGTGATCGTCAACGAGTTTGGCGAGCTGGGCATCGACGGTGAAATCCTCAAGCAGTGCACCATCGGCTGCACCGAAGAAGAAGCCACCGGCCGCGTCTACGAACTGGCCAACGGCTGCCTGTGCTGCACGGTTCAGGAAGAGTTCTTCCCGGTGATGCGCGAACTGGTGGCCCGTCGCGGCGACCTCGACCACATCCTGATCGAAACTTCGGGCCTGGCTCTGCCAAAACCGCTGGTGCAAGCCTTCCAGTGGCCGGAAATCCGTAGTGCCTGCACCGTTGACGCGGTGATCACCGTGGTCGACAGCCCGGCCGTGGCCGCCGGCACCTTCGCCGCGTTCCCGGATCAGGTTGACGCCCAGCGCAAACTCGACCCGAACCTGGACCACGAATCGCCGCTGCACGAACTGTTCGCCGACCAACTGGCCAGCGCCGACCTGGTAATCCTCAACAAGGCCGACCAGACCAGCCCTGAAGACCTCGCTCGCGTACGCCTGGAAGTCGCCGAAGAGCTGCCGCCAGCGGTGAAAATCATCGAAGCCAGCAACGGTCGCCTGCCGCTGGACGTGCTGATCGGTCTCGGTGCCGGTTCCGAAGAGCACATCGACAGCCGCCACAGCCATCACGATCACCACCACGGTGAAGGCGATGATGATCATGACGACCACGATCACGATGCTTTCGATTCGATCTCCATCGAACTGCCGCAAGCCGACGAAAGCTTGTTGCTCGATGCGCTGACGCAACTGGTGGTTCAGCATGGCATCCTGCGGGTCAAAGGCTTCGCGGCGATCCCGAACAAGCCGATGCGTCTGCTGATCCAGGGCGTGGGTACGCGTTTCGACAAGCACTTCGACCGTCAGTGGGGCGCCGATGAGGCACGTGTGACGCGTCTGGTGTTGATCGGCCAGGAACTGGACGCGGCCAAGCTCGAAGCGCAATTGCGCGCCGCGCTCAGCGTTTAA